From the Thermococcus sp. 18S1 genome, one window contains:
- a CDS encoding DHH family phosphoesterase: protein MRVLVLGGGAIGRAIAESLRGEFDVTVIEKDEIRAKALEESGFQVINGDFSYTATLLKAGVDKAELVIITTMNVDIIRKTVYVIRTNNKDVPIVTVLPDDVGLDDLVAQINEEYEAEVKVDYAVSPRSALKEALVRTVERIGERKNANLLVRKLKELRNQADSLLIVMHDNPDPDAIASATALSVIAQTLGFKTQIVYGGEIAHHENRAFVNLLGVDLRKVSRGSYELKRYPFIALVDCQPNGNLTTLDQSDYKKIKILIDHHQILQHLQELIPEDAFLDIRPDVHSSAAILAEYLRMLNISLSPLMATALFYGIYIDTKKFSKLSHIDLKAIEFLAGKVDYELLDKIEHPDISTETAEILAKAIMNRRIYKNVVVSNVGFITNRDAIAESADFLLRLEGITTVLVFGIVDDRIEISARTRDVRVNIGAVLREAFGDIGSGGGHSQSGGARIPLGIFKLAKDKGSLLRLAEEAITEKFLDALKVKEG from the coding sequence ATGCGGGTGCTGGTACTCGGAGGCGGGGCAATCGGCCGTGCGATAGCCGAATCCCTGAGGGGAGAGTTTGATGTAACCGTGATAGAAAAGGATGAAATCCGTGCCAAGGCCCTCGAGGAGAGCGGATTCCAGGTCATCAACGGGGACTTCTCATACACCGCCACCCTCCTGAAGGCGGGGGTTGACAAAGCCGAACTCGTCATAATAACCACAATGAACGTGGATATAATCAGAAAAACCGTCTACGTGATAAGAACCAACAACAAAGACGTGCCGATCGTTACGGTTCTTCCCGACGATGTTGGCCTGGATGACCTCGTTGCCCAGATAAACGAGGAGTATGAGGCGGAGGTTAAGGTCGACTACGCCGTCTCACCCAGAAGCGCCCTTAAGGAGGCCCTGGTCAGAACGGTCGAGCGGATTGGCGAGCGGAAAAACGCCAACCTCCTGGTCAGGAAGCTCAAGGAGCTCCGGAACCAGGCAGATTCCCTCCTGATAGTCATGCACGACAACCCTGACCCGGATGCAATAGCCAGCGCGACCGCCCTGAGCGTCATAGCCCAGACCCTCGGCTTCAAGACCCAGATAGTCTACGGCGGCGAGATAGCTCACCACGAGAACAGGGCCTTCGTGAACCTCCTCGGCGTCGACCTCAGGAAGGTCTCCAGGGGTTCCTACGAGCTGAAGCGCTACCCCTTCATAGCCCTCGTGGACTGCCAGCCCAACGGCAACCTCACGACGCTTGATCAGTCGGATTACAAGAAGATAAAGATACTCATCGACCACCACCAGATACTCCAGCACCTTCAGGAGCTCATCCCCGAGGACGCTTTCCTTGACATACGGCCCGATGTCCACTCCTCCGCCGCGATCCTCGCGGAGTACCTCAGGATGCTCAACATCTCCCTGTCCCCTCTCATGGCCACAGCTCTCTTCTACGGCATCTACATTGATACCAAGAAGTTCTCCAAGCTGAGCCACATCGACCTCAAGGCCATCGAGTTCTTGGCTGGCAAGGTAGATTACGAGCTTCTCGACAAGATAGAGCACCCGGACATAAGCACCGAGACGGCCGAGATACTGGCGAAGGCAATAATGAACAGGCGCATCTACAAGAACGTTGTCGTCAGCAACGTGGGCTTCATCACCAACCGCGACGCTATAGCGGAGTCAGCTGATTTCCTCCTCCGCCTGGAGGGCATAACCACTGTCCTAGTCTTCGGCATAGTGGACGACAGAATAGAGATCTCCGCCAGAACCCGCGACGTCAGGGTGAACATAGGGGCCGTCCTCAGGGAGGCCTTCGGCGACATCGGCAGCGGCGGCGGCCACTCCCAGTCTGGCGGGGCGAGAATTCCGCTTGGAATCTTCAAGCTCGCCAAGGACAAGGGCTCGCTCCTCAGGCTGGCGGAGGAGGCCATAACGGAGAAGTTCCTCGATGCGCTAAAAGTTAAAGAAGGCTGA
- a CDS encoding PRC-barrel domain-containing protein, with amino-acid sequence MVMRLSKLYGKQIYNTKGYYVGYVDEILIEIDRGQGKVLALGLPGEKVGVPYNRVTAIGDIILVKAKEE; translated from the coding sequence ATGGTGATGCGCCTCTCAAAGCTCTACGGGAAGCAGATATACAACACCAAGGGCTACTACGTCGGCTACGTCGATGAGATTCTGATCGAGATTGACAGGGGCCAGGGGAAGGTGCTAGCCCTTGGACTGCCGGGCGAGAAGGTCGGCGTGCCATACAACAGGGTTACCGCGATAGGTGATATAATACTGGTAAAGGCAAAAGAAGAGTGA
- a CDS encoding DUF120 domain-containing protein has protein sequence MKRIKLLILLARRGAVGEKVKVTLRDLGDELGISPQSVLRLLEDMEGEGFIEKSVEGKKTYVEISPKGLAFLEELCDAISGVLYNGVIIGEVISGIGEGAYYVRQYSQLIEEYLGFKPYPGTLNIRVIFPRTVFDALCGVRPVILPGFVKDGRTFGDVKAYRVRVGDVEGAIVIPSRTVHPPKIAEIVAPIYLREKLNLRDGSKITIKVVKS, from the coding sequence ATGAAGAGGATAAAACTGCTCATCCTGCTGGCCAGAAGGGGGGCCGTTGGAGAGAAGGTCAAGGTGACGCTGAGGGACCTGGGCGATGAGCTCGGGATTTCCCCGCAGTCCGTCCTGAGGCTCCTCGAGGACATGGAGGGGGAGGGATTCATAGAGAAGTCCGTCGAGGGGAAGAAAACCTACGTTGAGATAAGCCCCAAAGGCCTGGCCTTTCTGGAGGAACTCTGCGATGCCATATCGGGCGTCCTTTACAACGGCGTTATAATCGGCGAGGTCATCTCTGGAATAGGTGAGGGGGCGTATTACGTGAGGCAGTACTCCCAGTTAATCGAGGAGTACCTGGGCTTCAAACCGTACCCAGGAACGCTGAATATCCGCGTTATCTTCCCGAGGACGGTGTTTGATGCCCTCTGCGGCGTCAGGCCGGTTATCCTCCCAGGATTCGTGAAGGATGGAAGGACGTTCGGAGACGTCAAAGCATACCGGGTTAGGGTAGGGGACGTCGAGGGCGCAATAGTCATACCCTCCCGAACGGTTCATCCACCGAAGATAGCGGAAATAGTGGCCCCCATCTATCTCAGGGAGAAGCTGAACCTTCGGGACGGCTCAAAGATAACGATAAAGGTCGTGAAATCATGA
- a CDS encoding endonuclease V, whose protein sequence is MVTELQKKLERIAAAQVRLAGRVVERPVDPDSVRIIAAVDVSYRENLARAALVLCTFPDCQVLDSKTAVVDVTFPYVPTYFFLRETRPVLLVLRGEEFDVLLVEGHGRAHPRGYGLASHIGLLVGRPTIGVAKGPLRGAPDGSFRRMGKAYVSVGHLIDLESAARIIEPLLEGGYPKPLRLADRLSKRETL, encoded by the coding sequence GTGGTTACCGAATTGCAGAAAAAACTTGAGAGGATCGCCGCGGCCCAGGTGAGACTCGCCGGAAGGGTCGTGGAGAGACCCGTTGACCCGGATAGTGTGCGGATCATAGCTGCAGTGGACGTATCGTACAGGGAGAACCTGGCAAGGGCGGCCCTAGTTCTCTGCACCTTCCCCGACTGCCAGGTTCTGGACTCAAAAACGGCCGTGGTTGATGTCACGTTCCCGTACGTCCCCACATATTTTTTCCTGAGAGAAACCCGGCCGGTTCTCCTGGTGCTCCGCGGTGAGGAGTTCGATGTTCTCCTCGTTGAAGGACACGGGAGGGCGCACCCGCGCGGCTACGGGCTGGCCTCCCACATCGGTCTGCTGGTCGGGCGGCCAACCATAGGCGTTGCCAAGGGGCCCCTGAGGGGTGCGCCGGATGGCTCGTTCAGGCGGATGGGAAAAGCTTATGTAAGCGTCGGCCATTTAATCGACTTGGAATCCGCGGCGAGAATCATCGAGCCTCTGCTTGAGGGAGGCTATCCCAAACCGCTCAGGCTCGCTGACAGACTGTCGAAGAGGGAAACGCTATGA
- a CDS encoding haloacid dehalogenase — MELKEIIAEIREVLDEKDSLREEALRLTREIVRMSGDTIKALHRGEVEEAEKRLKIVREKVEELRRKLKDHPDLYHTGYVQSAHQEFVEASLFFAYMTGADYPSPGELGVPHADYALGIGDFIGELRRHFLLLLLDGNLEEAERTYRTMEKTYEELMTLEYPKGLVNVRGKQDQARNILERTLEDLMRAKLSRSLEIKLDLAAGALEKRKDEANR, encoded by the coding sequence ATGGAGCTGAAGGAAATAATAGCCGAGATTAGGGAGGTTCTCGATGAGAAGGATTCGCTCAGGGAGGAGGCGCTGAGGCTGACGAGGGAGATAGTCAGGATGAGCGGGGACACGATAAAGGCCCTGCACAGAGGAGAGGTTGAGGAGGCTGAGAAACGGCTGAAAATCGTCCGCGAGAAGGTCGAGGAGCTGAGGAGGAAGCTGAAGGATCACCCTGACCTTTACCACACCGGCTACGTCCAGAGCGCCCATCAGGAGTTCGTTGAGGCCAGCCTGTTCTTCGCGTACATGACCGGAGCGGATTATCCCTCACCTGGAGAGCTGGGCGTGCCCCACGCCGACTACGCCCTTGGTATCGGGGACTTCATTGGTGAGCTCAGGAGACACTTCCTGCTGCTCCTCCTCGATGGAAACCTCGAAGAGGCGGAGAGAACCTACCGCACCATGGAGAAGACCTACGAGGAGCTGATGACGCTGGAGTATCCCAAAGGCCTCGTGAACGTAAGGGGAAAACAGGACCAGGCAAGGAACATCCTTGAAAGGACCCTCGAGGATCTCATGAGGGCAAAGCTGAGCAGGAGTCTGGAGATAAAGCTCGACCTCGCGGCAGGGGCGCTGGAAAAACGGAAAGACGAGGCAAACCGATGA
- a CDS encoding methionine adenosyltransferase encodes MAEKVRNIVVEELMRTPVEMQRVELVERKGIGHPDSIADGIAEAVSRALSREYVKRYGIILHHNTDQVEVVGGKAYPRFGGGEVIKPIYILLSGRAVEIVDRELFPVHEVAIKAAREYLRKAVRHLDLENHVVIDSRIGQGSVDLVGVFNKAKETPIPLANDTSFGVGYAPLSETERIVYETERLLNSDEFKRKYPAVGEDIKVMGLRKGDEIDITIAAAMVDSEVAGPDEYMAVKEAIYEAAKGVAEAHTERKVNIYVNTADDPEKGIYYITVTGTSAEAGDDGSVGRGNRVNGLITPNRHMSMEAAAGKNPVSHVGKIYNLLSMLIANDIAEQVEGVEEVYVRILSQIGKPIDEPLVASVQIIPKKGYSLETIQKPAYEIADAWLADITKIQKMILDDQLNVF; translated from the coding sequence ATGGCTGAGAAGGTCAGGAACATAGTTGTTGAGGAGCTCATGAGGACCCCCGTTGAGATGCAGAGGGTCGAGCTCGTTGAGAGGAAGGGTATAGGACACCCGGACAGCATTGCCGACGGCATAGCCGAGGCCGTCAGCAGGGCGCTCAGCAGGGAGTACGTGAAGAGGTACGGCATCATCCTCCACCACAACACCGACCAGGTGGAGGTCGTTGGTGGAAAGGCCTACCCGCGCTTCGGCGGCGGTGAGGTCATCAAGCCGATATACATCCTCCTCTCCGGAAGGGCCGTTGAGATAGTTGACCGCGAACTCTTCCCGGTTCACGAGGTTGCCATTAAAGCCGCCCGCGAGTACCTCAGGAAGGCCGTCAGGCACCTCGACCTTGAGAACCACGTCGTCATCGACTCCCGCATCGGTCAGGGAAGCGTTGACCTCGTTGGAGTCTTCAACAAGGCCAAGGAAACCCCGATCCCGCTCGCCAACGACACCAGCTTTGGAGTCGGCTACGCCCCGCTCAGCGAGACCGAGAGGATAGTTTACGAGACCGAGAGGCTCCTCAACAGCGACGAGTTTAAGAGGAAGTACCCGGCGGTCGGTGAGGACATCAAGGTTATGGGCCTCAGGAAGGGCGATGAGATAGACATCACCATCGCGGCCGCCATGGTGGACAGCGAGGTTGCCGGTCCGGACGAGTACATGGCCGTTAAGGAGGCCATCTACGAGGCCGCCAAGGGCGTCGCCGAGGCCCACACCGAGAGGAAGGTCAACATCTACGTCAACACCGCCGACGACCCTGAGAAGGGCATCTACTACATCACCGTCACCGGAACCAGTGCCGAGGCCGGTGACGACGGTAGCGTTGGTAGGGGCAACCGCGTTAACGGCCTCATCACCCCGAACAGGCACATGAGCATGGAGGCCGCTGCCGGAAAGAACCCGGTCAGCCACGTTGGAAAGATATACAACCTCCTCTCGATGCTCATCGCCAACGACATCGCCGAGCAGGTCGAGGGTGTCGAGGAGGTCTACGTCAGGATACTCAGCCAGATAGGCAAGCCCATCGACGAGCCGCTTGTCGCGAGCGTCCAGATAATCCCGAAGAAGGGCTACAGCCTCGAGACCATCCAGAAGCCGGCCTACGAGATAGCCGACGCCTGGCTCGCCGACATAACGAAGATACAGAAGATGATCCTCGACGACCAGCTCAACGTCTTCTGA
- a CDS encoding adenylate kinase family protein, giving the protein MIIAVTGTPGVGKTTVSRLLSEKLGYEYVGVKEFAREKGIGEMVDEELEIDVDELAEAMSREFHGRDVVIDGHLSHFVPADVVIVLRANPKLVAERLMERGYSREKLAENVEAELVDVILVEALEENENVLEIDTTGKTPGEVVEEISELLERGIKRRFGIVDWSGVYDEVLPYLRLGSGRM; this is encoded by the coding sequence ATGATAATAGCGGTAACTGGAACGCCAGGGGTCGGAAAGACCACAGTATCAAGGCTCCTCAGCGAGAAGCTTGGCTACGAATACGTGGGCGTTAAAGAATTCGCCAGAGAAAAGGGCATCGGCGAGATGGTGGACGAGGAGCTGGAGATAGATGTCGATGAGCTGGCCGAAGCCATGTCGCGGGAGTTTCACGGGAGGGATGTTGTGATAGACGGCCACCTCAGCCACTTTGTGCCGGCGGACGTCGTAATAGTCCTCCGTGCCAATCCCAAGCTCGTTGCTGAGAGACTGATGGAGCGGGGCTACTCGAGGGAGAAGCTCGCCGAGAACGTCGAGGCGGAGCTGGTGGACGTCATCCTGGTCGAGGCCCTCGAGGAAAACGAGAACGTTCTGGAGATTGACACGACTGGAAAGACCCCGGGCGAGGTTGTGGAGGAGATATCCGAACTCCTTGAAAGGGGAATTAAAAGGCGGTTCGGAATCGTTGACTGGAGCGGCGTGTATGACGAGGTGCTGCCATACCTGCGGCTGGGGAGTGGTCGGATGTGA
- a CDS encoding M48 family metalloprotease, producing MSALLWLKVILVIAFVTWLFSAAGYFIFGIPGLIGAQVLSVAVHSWMYLYGDELVLRWYRARILPRRDYASIYEIAERLASHAGIPTPDLALIPTGTPDVFSTGGNQKRSVIVLTHGILHTLEPDELEAVMSHEIAHILSGETPIQTLAVVMAGSVVGFSYWLDALIHPSDSVGRGAGDYRGSLMLTAPIAAGILHFVLGRELEYRADAMAAEISGRPLSLASAILKMERAISFRPMKCGNLAAAPLFIVNPYRGEFADLVSTHPRTEKRVERLMKLAEETGAYS from the coding sequence GTGAGCGCCCTCCTATGGCTCAAGGTTATTCTCGTGATTGCGTTTGTTACGTGGCTCTTCTCCGCCGCGGGCTACTTTATCTTCGGGATTCCCGGCCTGATAGGGGCCCAGGTTCTCTCCGTCGCGGTTCACTCCTGGATGTACCTGTATGGAGATGAACTTGTGCTCAGGTGGTACAGGGCCCGGATTCTTCCCAGACGGGATTACGCGTCCATCTACGAGATCGCCGAGCGCCTCGCATCCCACGCAGGGATCCCGACCCCAGACCTTGCCCTGATTCCAACGGGCACCCCCGACGTGTTCTCCACAGGGGGCAACCAGAAGCGGAGCGTTATCGTTCTCACCCACGGCATCCTACACACCCTCGAGCCAGACGAGCTTGAGGCGGTTATGTCCCATGAGATCGCCCACATACTCTCCGGTGAAACCCCCATTCAGACCCTCGCCGTCGTGATGGCGGGCTCGGTGGTGGGATTTTCTTACTGGCTGGACGCTCTCATCCATCCCTCGGACAGTGTCGGGAGGGGGGCTGGGGATTACAGGGGCAGCCTCATGCTCACCGCACCCATCGCCGCGGGGATACTGCATTTTGTACTGGGCCGGGAGCTTGAGTACCGCGCGGACGCCATGGCGGCGGAGATAAGCGGCAGACCCCTTTCCCTCGCCAGCGCCATATTAAAAATGGAACGCGCAATCTCATTCAGGCCGATGAAGTGCGGAAATCTGGCCGCCGCTCCCCTCTTCATCGTGAACCCGTACCGCGGGGAGTTTGCGGACCTGGTCTCCACCCACCCCCGGACGGAAAAGCGCGTCGAGAGGCTTATGAAGCTGGCGGAAGAGACAGGGGCATACTCGTGA
- a CDS encoding metallophosphoesterase yields MRIVAITDIHGNRSKVGKLVEVLRGMDFDILAVAGDLTHFGGAERAREVLTPLLELKRPVVAVHGNCDGLDVPPFLEGMEVWAHDRRVEIGGVGIVGIGGSNITPFRTFWELTEDEIEGILERNYRDGDVILSHVPPKDTNADRVHSGLHVGSPTLRGFIERKEPPLVLTGHIHEARSVDRIGGTVIVNPGPLFRGYYAVVDYDAEKKRVDGVELERL; encoded by the coding sequence GTGAGAATCGTGGCCATCACAGACATCCACGGAAACAGGAGCAAGGTTGGAAAGCTCGTAGAGGTCCTTCGCGGGATGGACTTTGACATCCTGGCGGTAGCTGGGGACCTAACTCATTTTGGAGGTGCTGAGAGGGCCCGCGAGGTCCTGACCCCCCTGCTGGAGCTGAAGAGGCCCGTGGTTGCGGTTCACGGCAACTGCGATGGGCTGGACGTTCCTCCTTTTCTGGAGGGTATGGAGGTATGGGCCCATGACAGGCGCGTTGAAATTGGGGGCGTTGGAATCGTCGGCATCGGGGGCTCAAACATAACACCGTTCCGTACGTTCTGGGAGCTCACTGAGGACGAAATCGAGGGGATTCTGGAGCGGAACTACCGTGACGGGGACGTGATACTCTCGCACGTGCCCCCGAAAGATACGAACGCAGACCGCGTTCATTCGGGCCTCCACGTGGGAAGTCCCACGCTGAGGGGGTTTATAGAGAGGAAAGAACCCCCGCTCGTTCTCACCGGCCACATCCACGAGGCGAGGAGCGTCGATAGAATCGGTGGAACAGTGATCGTGAACCCAGGTCCCCTTTTCAGGGGATACTACGCCGTTGTGGACTATGATGCGGAAAAGAAGAGAGTGGATGGTGTGGAGCTGGAGCGGCTTTAA
- a CDS encoding pyridoxal phosphate-dependent aminotransferase: MALSDRLELVNPSEIRKLFDLAQGVEGLISLGIGEPDFDTPEHIKEYAKEALDKGMTHYSPNAGIMMLREAVSEKLRKQNGIEADPKSEIMILVGANQAFILGLAAFLKEGEEVLIPSPMFVSYAPAVILAGGKPVEVPTYEENEFRLSVDDLKKHVSEKTRALIINSPNNPTGAVLTKKDIEEIADFAVEHDLIVFSDEVYEHFVYDGVKNHSIASLDGMFERTITINGFSKTFAMTGWRLGFVAAPSWIIEKMARFQMYNATCPVTFVQYAAAKAIHDPRSWEAVEEMRQEYDRRRNLVWKRLNEMGLPTVKPKGAFYIFPRIRDTGLSSKEFSELMLKEARVAVVPGSAFGNAGEGYIRISYATAYEQLEEAMDRMEKVLKEKGLV; the protein is encoded by the coding sequence ATGGCGCTGAGCGACAGGTTGGAACTCGTCAACCCTTCTGAGATCAGAAAGCTCTTCGACCTCGCCCAGGGTGTTGAGGGCCTGATATCACTTGGAATAGGTGAGCCGGACTTTGATACCCCAGAGCATATAAAAGAGTACGCCAAGGAGGCCCTCGACAAGGGAATGACCCACTATAGCCCGAACGCGGGAATCATGATGCTCCGCGAGGCAGTGTCGGAGAAGCTCAGGAAGCAGAACGGCATCGAGGCTGACCCAAAGAGTGAGATAATGATTCTCGTGGGTGCCAACCAGGCTTTCATTCTGGGCCTCGCCGCGTTCCTCAAGGAGGGCGAGGAAGTTCTCATTCCGAGCCCGATGTTCGTCAGCTACGCCCCGGCCGTCATCCTGGCGGGCGGAAAGCCCGTTGAGGTGCCGACCTACGAGGAGAACGAATTCAGACTGAGCGTGGACGACCTCAAGAAGCATGTGAGCGAGAAGACCCGCGCGCTCATCATCAACAGCCCCAACAACCCGACCGGTGCGGTTCTCACCAAGAAGGACATCGAGGAGATAGCAGATTTCGCCGTTGAGCACGACCTCATCGTCTTCAGCGACGAGGTTTACGAGCACTTCGTCTACGACGGCGTCAAGAACCACAGCATAGCCTCCCTCGACGGCATGTTCGAGCGCACGATAACCATAAACGGATTCTCCAAGACCTTCGCCATGACCGGCTGGCGCCTCGGCTTTGTCGCGGCCCCCTCCTGGATAATCGAGAAGATGGCGCGCTTCCAGATGTACAACGCCACCTGCCCCGTTACGTTCGTCCAGTACGCCGCCGCCAAGGCCATCCACGACCCGCGCAGCTGGGAAGCCGTCGAGGAGATGAGACAGGAGTACGACCGCAGGAGGAACCTCGTCTGGAAGCGCCTGAACGAGATGGGACTTCCGACGGTAAAGCCCAAGGGTGCCTTCTACATCTTCCCGCGCATCAGGGACACCGGACTGAGCAGCAAGGAGTTCAGCGAGCTGATGCTCAAGGAGGCAAGGGTCGCGGTCGTCCCGGGAAGCGCATTCGGAAACGCCGGCGAGGGCTACATCAGGATAAGCTACGCGACGGCCTACGAGCAACTTGAAGAGGCCATGGACAGGATGGAAAAAGTTCTGAAGGAGAAAGGGCTGGTCTGA
- a CDS encoding carbamoyltransferase produces MILGIHDGHDAGAVLIDGGRIFAVNEERLNRIKKYRGFPGMSVAKVLEMAGASPEDVEAIAVAGIFRKQKRLLELEENLRGIFGPEFKRKVIFVEHHLAHSAGAYYTAGWSEAIALSIDAAGDGLSSSIYVARDGEMVRIAQSTYIDSLGDFYASVTELLGFKPMRHEGKVMSLAAYGKPAYDLSSIIELNGLSFDNHLGVIGVEATRKLAELFDYPLRHARDIALQMKRGKLEGKLQKKAIEIAASAQAHLEKLIEELGLGLNGRGLPIAYAGGVAQNVKANAVLRHIVGDDNLWVFPAMDDGGLAFGAAVFVKAQFERLDGKWRPFKLEHVYLGPSYGREEVEEFLKMEGVEFEEVDDVPGLVADALVEGRLVGFFQGAMEFGPRALGNRSILADPRNEGVKERLNVALKRDVFQPFAPSMLREKAEKYLEDLKGRPNEFMTMSYTASEEFREAAPAVVHVDGTTRPQTVRKEVNPTYYDVIKAFERETGLGAVLNTSFNMHGEPIVCSPEDALRTFRTAGLDVLVVEGFAVWRG; encoded by the coding sequence ATGATACTCGGAATCCACGACGGTCACGACGCCGGTGCGGTGCTGATAGACGGCGGAAGGATATTCGCGGTAAACGAGGAGAGGCTGAACAGGATCAAGAAGTACCGCGGCTTCCCAGGAATGAGCGTGGCGAAAGTCCTCGAAATGGCGGGGGCATCGCCGGAGGACGTTGAGGCAATAGCCGTTGCTGGCATATTCCGGAAGCAGAAACGCCTGCTTGAGCTGGAGGAGAACCTCAGGGGAATATTCGGGCCAGAATTCAAGAGGAAAGTAATTTTCGTTGAGCATCACCTGGCCCACTCCGCGGGCGCATACTACACCGCGGGCTGGAGTGAGGCGATAGCGCTGAGCATAGACGCCGCGGGAGACGGGCTGAGCTCTTCGATATACGTGGCGAGAGACGGGGAAATGGTCAGGATAGCCCAGAGCACCTACATCGACTCCCTGGGTGACTTCTACGCCTCCGTTACCGAGCTTTTGGGGTTCAAGCCCATGCGGCATGAGGGCAAGGTCATGAGCCTCGCGGCTTATGGGAAACCAGCCTACGACCTGAGCTCAATAATAGAACTCAACGGGCTGAGCTTCGACAACCATCTCGGGGTAATCGGGGTTGAAGCGACGAGGAAGCTCGCAGAGCTCTTTGATTATCCCCTCAGACACGCCAGGGATATCGCCCTCCAGATGAAGCGCGGAAAGCTTGAGGGTAAGCTCCAGAAAAAGGCCATAGAGATAGCGGCAAGCGCTCAGGCGCATCTGGAGAAGCTGATTGAGGAGCTCGGTCTCGGGCTCAATGGGCGGGGACTTCCCATTGCCTACGCGGGCGGAGTCGCCCAGAACGTCAAGGCCAACGCGGTGCTGAGGCACATCGTTGGGGACGATAACCTGTGGGTTTTTCCGGCGATGGACGACGGCGGTCTGGCCTTCGGCGCCGCGGTTTTTGTGAAGGCCCAGTTCGAGAGGCTCGACGGGAAGTGGAGGCCCTTCAAACTTGAGCACGTCTACCTCGGTCCATCCTACGGAAGGGAAGAGGTTGAGGAGTTCCTGAAGATGGAGGGCGTTGAGTTTGAGGAGGTGGATGACGTCCCGGGCCTCGTCGCGGACGCCCTCGTTGAGGGCAGGCTGGTTGGATTCTTCCAGGGGGCGATGGAGTTCGGACCGAGAGCCTTGGGCAACCGCTCGATTTTAGCCGACCCGAGGAACGAGGGGGTCAAGGAGAGGCTCAACGTTGCCCTGAAGCGCGACGTCTTCCAGCCCTTCGCACCGTCAATGCTCCGGGAGAAGGCCGAGAAGTACCTCGAAGACCTCAAAGGAAGACCAAACGAGTTCATGACCATGAGCTACACGGCGAGCGAGGAGTTCAGAGAAGCCGCTCCCGCCGTCGTTCATGTGGACGGGACAACCAGACCTCAGACCGTAAGGAAGGAAGTCAATCCGACTTATTACGACGTAATCAAAGCCTTCGAGCGGGAGACGGGTCTGGGCGCGGTGCTGAACACGAGCTTCAACATGCACGGCGAGCCGATAGTCTGCTCGCCCGAAGACGCCCTGAGAACGTTCAGGACGGCCGGACTGGATGTCCTGGTGGTTGAAGGGTTTGCGGTTTGGAGGGGTTAG
- a CDS encoding pyrolysin: MKRVAALLAVLMVALVPFAGAAGATTWSYKNFIKQSVAWYYLYQDKERSFNELYNLSVQMNVSNETLTLALELYNNATAQYNQALTYGLPRDTRTLSWVVFSVHIRKAYLYASQAVDVLEQALKELESQNA; this comes from the coding sequence ATGAAGAGAGTTGCTGCACTCCTTGCGGTTTTGATGGTGGCTCTGGTTCCATTTGCCGGGGCCGCGGGCGCTACCACCTGGAGCTACAAGAACTTTATCAAGCAGTCCGTGGCTTGGTACTACCTCTACCAGGACAAGGAGAGGAGCTTCAACGAGCTTTACAACCTCAGTGTTCAGATGAACGTTAGCAACGAGACCCTCACCCTCGCTCTTGAGCTCTACAACAACGCCACCGCCCAGTACAACCAGGCGCTTACCTACGGCCTTCCCAGGGACACCAGGACCCTCAGCTGGGTTGTCTTCAGCGTCCACATAAGGAAGGCGTACCTCTACGCCAGCCAGGCTGTTGACGTCCTCGAGCAGGCTCTCAAGGAGCTCGAATCCCAGAACGCATGA